In Nasonia vitripennis strain AsymCx chromosome 2, Nvit_psr_1.1, whole genome shotgun sequence, a genomic segment contains:
- the LOC100123846 gene encoding uncharacterized protein LOC100123846 isoform X3: MTSDVISVWFRYFLYFFLNIFCVSVLSQQPKMSEAQEVSSAVERRESNATEITRQKSEINEEREEDEQRDESETQKSESAATTPRCDEPTEKKLFGGGGAVPDVHQRPAGQQQQQQQQKPVAAAPATRQQVGECNLLPVLVERLRSALELSCSSSSCDDQLPLEDSGVDSEEDFRLWNTAGLVAATGAAATTGKPKLDLKFLEDILLADIHTALARLQDTLKRVDIGTLTRYNASLDPSNKLYLLRLISNLLAKLKVPEEAIVQGDEPEHGAAHQGRFHNRRRKNERHTIGVSAEEIARAKRWFDEKSVSSNDSSSPSRVEGIADKDLVVGSSSIERIVEGAPSATAVETPAIEDKLVVLQETAPTPMKPGTFSDKCMKDAINQQQCKSNREQENSARYDPLERVLTAPRRFDGLCKDDSSIADGFQERSAASFYQQQQPHHSGPRHNKFTAKKSKIKRANTIDIPNYLKLKSDSPDQVQNGCFALRRPIDVGDRLTNGHHQRVVPSFEPKTENDRKFLALINKNNSNAETATSQTANGSPFKSFNYRQAATVADKNWSNRFWNIKTNFDKPTRSEGEEELPRKPGKLDVRKKFENRDDSLEREAMLVGSLRVMPQKQVNGFTHAPTSPFQKIEKPVAKQPETGPPFLKAAGYMPKNNNMLQAKLKMFDQEPAKSNAETRAKSKFGKPPENKKPSAPSQPLENGQLNYYSFCKQFAPFASGRSNANEGKSNVNSTKSKLLENIQKETDKPEPAKRDRPKVPTTQSSSQQHDFSKQYSYHKPYEGYAYQDYRQLEKKPQFNSPRGSFQAQEADFVKPEKPPRRFAEASTQNVAVQTTLESCTDRRPSAPELLVSSSVEHPVPQPRKRNSVSVQTTSPSLLSPVNYNAQTSTSPSITSPIPHAHQAFKPANYSGYHAPMPADQVPRNYYSNGSSYDYNAYPCKSNQHEVLSPKPTPAVPETPQLQGISQKLYNEFSKLPDSNPAPRGPSFDYGKIDAPACDEAKILAFKPTVYPYEDPVGKPLPDVVEENIENQDISSDGIVTRYTCAIATISPDSPEPASDKAPRSYEPVVPRIKEPQPQPHFAETTNVGCNLDEIQRHNMLQQQLIRRMQTEPATERIVAPSNRRFSQEIGRKENRSPAVSPSSTPFSSANFPGRVCALKALNESHKAQEKIHMFEEKRNSGSQQLFRPLNVPPKVSVVNPSSVLRQERSPIRNASPIDSSDEYLMSCASKPSRNLVLSKSESWHQLALARGAGGLAPVSQLKPPKPKSPSSLRLSKQFEASSASDNMRKMEEKIQRYFQGSGGAATAAAAASASAAPVNYSHHEETTTKSKAKSKRNLQNKKSMNSLMRSHTMPHLFDDSVDVDQAFDSIFKEATRADNRH; this comes from the exons AGGTCTCGTCTGCAgtggagagaagagagagcaATGCCACTGAGATCACAAGACAAAAAAGCGAAATCaacgaagaaagagaagaggaCGAGCAGCGCGATGAGTCTGAAACTCAAAAGTCAG AGTCCGCAGCCACGACGCCGCGGTGCGACGAACCTACTGAGAAGAAGCTCTTCGGCGGCGGGGGAGCCGTGCCAGACGTGCATCAGAGACCCGccggccagcagcagcagcagcagcagcagaagccaGTAGCAGCGGCACCAGCAACGCGACAGCAAGTCGGTGAGTGCAATTTACTGCCAGTATTAGTTGAGCGTCTGCGTTCGGCCCTGGAGCTCTCCTGCAGCTCGAGCAGCTGCGACGACCAGCTGCCGCTCGAGGACTCGGGCGTCGATTCCGAGGAGGACTTTCGGCTCTGGAACACGGCCGGACTCGTCGCCGCCACCGGAGCCGCAGCTACCACCGGAAAGCCCAAGCTCGACCTCAAGTTCCTCGAGGACATCCTGCTGGCGGACATTCACACGGCTCTGGCCAGGCTCCAGGACACGCTCAAGCGCGTAGACATCGGCACGCTCACGCGGTACAACGCCAGCCTCGACCCCTCGAACAAGCTCTACCTGCTCAGGCTCATCTCGAACCTGCTGGCCAAGCTCAAGGTGCCCGAGGAGGCGATCGTCCAGGGCGACGAACCGGAACACGGCGCCGCGCACCAGGGCAGGTTCCACAACCGACGGCGCAAGAACGAGAGACACACCATCGGCGTCTCAGCCGAGGAGATAGCCCGAGCGAAGAGATGGTTTGACGAGAAGAGCGTCAGCTCCAACGACTCGTCATCGCCGTCGCGGGTCGAGGGCATCGCCGACAAGGACCTCGTCGTCGGCAGTAGCAGCATCGAGAGGATAGTCGAAGGCGCGCCGAGCGCCACTGCCGTCGAGACGCCCGCGATCGAGGACAAGCTCGTCGTCCTGCAGGAGACAGCGCCGACGCCGATGAAGCCTGGCACCTTCAGCGACAAGTGCATGAAGGACGCCATTAACCAGCAGCAGTGCAAGAGCAACCGCGAGCAGGAGAACAGCGCCAGGTACGACCCGCTCGAGAGGGTGCTCACCGCGCCGAGGAGGTTCGACGGCCTCTGCAAGGACGACAGCTCCATCGCCGACGGCTTCCAGGAGCGCAGCGCCGCCTCGTtctaccagcagcagcagccgcatcACTCCGGTCCGAGGCACAACAAGTTCACGGCCAAGAAGTCCAAGATCAAGCGCGCCAACACCATCGACATACCGAACTACCTGAAGCTCAAGAGCGACAGCCCCGACCAGGTCCAGAACGGCTGCTTCGCCCTCAGGAGGCCCATCGACGTCGGCGATAGACTGACCAACGGCCATCACCAGCGAGTCGTGCCGTCGTTCGAGCCAAAGACGGAGAACGACAGGAAGTTCCTCGCGCTGATCAACAAGAACAACAGCAACGCCGAGACGGCCACCAGCCAGACGGCCAACGGCAGCCCGTTCAAGAGCTTCAACTACCGGCAGGCCGCGACGGTGGCCGACAAGAACTGGAGCAACCGCTTCTGGAACATCAAGACGAACTTCGACAAGCCGACGAGGAGCGAGGGCGAGGAGGAGCTTCCCCGGAAGCCCGGCAAGCTGGACGTGCGCAAGAAGTTCGAGAATCGGGACGACAGCCTCGAGCGGGAGGCTATGCTCGTCGGCTCGCTGAGGGTCATGCCGCAGAAACAGGTCAACGGCTTCACCCACGCTCCGACCTCGCCCTTCCAGAAGATCGAGAAGCCCGTCGCCAAGCAGCCCGAGACCGGACCGCCGTTCCTCAAGGCCGCCGGCTACATGCCCAAGAACAACAACATGCTGCAGGCCAAGCTCAAGATGTTCGACCAGGAGCCGGCCAAGAGCAACGCGGAGACCAGGGCGAAGAGCAAGTTCGGGAAGCCTCCGGAGAACAAGAAGCCTTCAGCGCCCTCGCAGCCTCTGGAGAACGGACAGCTCAACTACTACTCGTTCTGCAAGCAGTTCGCTCCGTTCGCCAGCGGCAGGAGCAACGCCAACGAGGGCAAGTCCAACGTCAACTCGACCAAGTCCAAACTGCTGGAGAACATCCAGAAGGAGACGGACAAGCCGGAGCCGGCGAAGCGGGACAGGCCGAAGGTGCCAACGACCCAGAGCAGCAGCCAGCAGCACGACTTCTCGAAGCAGTACTCGTACCACAAGCCCTACGAAGGCTACGCCTACCAGGACTACAGGCAGCTCGAGAAGAAGCCCCAGTTCAACAGTCCTCGCGGGAGCTTCCAGGCTCAGGAGGCCGACTTCGTCAAGCCCGAGAAGCCGCCCAGGAGGTTCGCCGAGGCCTCCACCCAAAACGTGGCGGTGCAGACGACTCTGGAGTCCTGCACCGACAGACGGCCGTCCGCGCCGGAGCTGCTAGTTAGCTCCAGCGTCGAGCACCCGGTACCGCAGCCTAGGAAGCGCAACAGCGTCTCCGTCCAGACGACCAGTCCGAGCCTCCTGTCGCCGGTCAACTACAACGCTCAGACCTCGACCAGTCCCAGCATCACCTCGCCcataccccacgcgcatcaGGCCTTCAAACCGGCCAACTACTCCGGCTACCACGCGCCGATGCCCGCCGACCAGGTGCCGAGAAACTACTACAGCAACGGCTCGAGCTACGACTATAACGCCTACCCGTGCAAGAGCAACCAGCACGAGGTTCTCTCACCGAAGCCGACTCCGGCGGTACCGGAAACGCCCCAGCTTCAGGGCATCTCGCAGAAGCTCTACAACGAGTTCAGCAAGCTGCCCGACAGCAACCCCGCGCCCAGAGGGCCCAGCTTCGACTACGGCAAGATCGACGCTCCGGCCTGCGACGAGGCCAAGATCCTGGCGTTCAAGCCGACCGTCTATCCCTACGAGGATCCCGTCGGCAAGCCTCTCCCTGACGTGGTCGAGGAGAACATCGAGAACCAGGACATCAGCTCCGACGGCATCGTCACCCGCTACACCTGTGCCATAGCCACCATCTCGCCGGACAGCCCCGAACCCGCGAGCGACAAGGCTCCGCGGTCCTACGAGCCGGTCGTGCCGCGCATCAAGGAGCCGCAGCCACAGCCCCACTTCGCCGAGACGACGAACGTCGGCTGCAACCTCGACGAGATCCAGCGTCACAACATgctccagcagcagctcaTCCGTCGCATGCAGACAGAGCCGGCGACGGAGAGGATCGTCGCCCCGTCAAACCGACGATTCTCCCAGGAGATCGGCCGCAAGGAGAACCGATCGCCTGCCGTCAGTCCCTCGTCGACCCCGTTCTCCAGTGCCAATTTCCCGGGGCGCGTCTGCGCGCTGAAAGCCCTCAATGAGAGCCACAAGGCCCAGGAGAAGATCCACATGTTTGAGGAGAAGCGCAACAGCGGCAGCCAGCAGCTCTTCCGGCCGCTCAACGTGCCGCCCAAGGTGAGCGTGGTGAACCCGAGCTCCGTGCTGCGCCAGGAGCGATCGCCGATCCGCAACGCCTCGCCGATCGACTCGAGCGACGAGTACCTCATGTCCTGCGCCAGCAAGCCGTCGCGCAACCTCGTCCTCTCGAAATCCGAGTCCTGGCACCAGCTGGCCCTGGCTCGGGGAGCCGGTGGCCTGGCCCCGGTGAGCCAACTGAAACCGCCCAAGCCCAAGTCTCCCTCTTCTCTGAGACTGTCCAAGCAGTTCGAGGCCTCCTCGGCGTCGGACAACATGCGCAAGATGGAGGAGAAGATCCAGAGATACTTCCAAGGCAGTGGCggtgctgctactgctgctgctgctgcttctgcttctgctgctcCCGTCAACTACTCTCACCACGAGGAGACCACGACGAAGAGCAAAGCCAAGAGCAAACGCAATCTCCAGAACAAGAAGAGCATGAACAGCCTGATGCGCAGCCACACGATGCCGCACCTCTTCGACGACAGCGTCGACGTCGACCAGGCCTTCGACAGCATCTTCAAGGAGGCCACTCGCGCCGACAATCGACactga